The genomic DNA GCCTGTCCCAGGATCATGGTGACGCCGCTGTGCCGCTGGCCGAGCATGCCGCCCGTGCCGTGGACGAGCGCGAGCTTCGCGTCCGGCACCTGCGCCGGGCCGGCGCCGCCGCGGAGCTGCCGCACCGCCTCGATGACCAGGAAGATGCCGCGCATACCGGGGTGGTTCGACGACAGCCCGCCGCCGTCGGTGTTGACCGGCAGCGCGCCGCCGAGGCCGATGCGGCCGTCGGCGCAGAAGGCGCCACCCTCGCCCGGCTTACAGAAGCCGAGCGCCTCGAGCGTCACGAGGACGGTGATCGTGTAGGAGTCGTAGACCATGCAGCAGTCGATGTCGTCGTGCCGGACGCCGGCGCGCGCGAGCGCCAGCGGGCCCGACTGCCGCGCGGCGATGTCGAGCAGGTCGTGCCGGCCGACGCCGAGGTGACGGACCGCCTCGGCGCCGCCGAGGATGAGCACCGGCGGTTTCGCGAGGTCGCGCGCGCGCTCCGTCGAGGTGAGGACGAGCGCGCCGCCGCCGTCGGAGATGACGCAGCAGTCGAGCAGGTGGAGCGGCGAGGAGATCATGCGCGAGGCGAGCACGTCCTCCACCGTGATCGGCTCCCGGTACTTCGCATTGGGGTTGAGACCGGCGTGCCGCCGCATGGTGACCGCGATCTCGGCGAGCTGGGCGCTGCTCGTGCCGTACTCGTGCATGTGGCGCTGGGCGACCATGGCGTACGAGCCGACCACGGTGGGCCCGAAGGGCGCCTCGAACTGATCGGGCGGCTCGCCGACGAGCGTGCCGGCCGTGCCGATCGCAAAGCGCTCGGAGGCGGCGGTCGAGCCGTAGGTCACGAGCGCCACCTTGCAGAGCCCCGCCGCAATCGCCGCGGCCGCGTGGAGGCAGTGGGAGACGAAGGAGGAGCCGCCGATCGACGTCGAGTCGACGTGGTCGGGCCGGAGGTCGAGGTGGTGGCAGAGCGAGAGGAGCCCGATCGGCCCGACGCCGCTCGTGAAGAAGCCGTCGACGTCGCGGATGGTGAGTCCCGCGTCGGCGAGCGCGCCGCGCGCACTCTCGGCGTGGATCTGGAACGCCGTCATGTGCGGCGCGAAGCGCGTCGGATGCTCCCACGCGCCCGCGATCGCGGTCCTGCCCCAGATGCTCATGGGAGCGTCGCCGCGAAGGAGGCCACCAGATGGTTGAACCGATCGGCCTGCTCGAGCGGCGCCTGGTGCCCGGCCCCGGGGATGACCTCCAGCCGCGCACCCCGGATGCCGCGCGCCAGCTCCTCGGCGAGCGCGACGGGGGTCACCTGGTCGTCGGCGCCGGCCACCACCAGTGTGGGCGTCCGGATGCGGGCGAGGAGGTCGCGACCGTCGAAGGCCTGGCAAGCAAGCAGATCGGTCAAGCGGACGCGCGGGTCGGTCTTCACCTGCTCGGTCCAGGCCTCGCGCATGAGGTCGATCCCCGTCGCGGGGGAGAATGTCTCCGTGGTGAACTGCTGAGGGAGGCGGCCACGGACGACGTCGCGGAGCACGGCAAGGTTCTCGTCCCGGATCGGGAACCGCGCCGCAGCGCAGGCGAGCACGAGGCCCTGGAGCAGCTCGGGGCGACGCGCGGCGATCGTCATGCCGATGGCCGCACCCATGCTGCGCCCGACGAGGACGACCGGCCGGAGCCGCAGCGCCGCGGCGAAGCGCACGACGAAGTCGGCGTAGGCATCGATGGTCGGCAGGCCCTCGATGCCGCTCGACCGCCCGTGGCCGGGAAGGTCGAGCGCGACCACGCTGTTGTCGATGGCCGCCGCCTCTACTTGGCGTCGCCACATGCCGGCGTTGCTGCCCGCCGCGTGCACGAGCAGGAAGAGCCGGCCGCGATCGAGCGCGGGCGGGACGTCGGGCAGCGTCGTCGGACCGCTGTGCAGGTAATGGACGGCGACGCCGTCGAGGGTCACGTACTTCGCGGGCACGGCCGCCTGTCTAGGACGCCGCCGCGCGCGCTGTCAATTCATGGCGGGAACGTGGTGGGAACGTGTTGCCAGCGAGGCAGCCGACGCCGGCCCGGGCCGCGTCCCGCCGGCACCCGCTACCCGGGGTGTCCTTCAAGTGCGACATGGAGGTTAGACGCCGGAGTCTCGCCAAGGGGGGCTGCGGGGATCCGTGGGGCACCGTCCGAGACGCGTCCGCTCCCGTGTCCTCCTCCTGCCTACCCTATGGATTCCATATACCACGGATTCATGGTACCGAAGAGGTCCGAACGAGGCGCTGATCAAAAGGAGCCGAACGATGGGCAAGGTATCGGCCGTCTCGGTCTTGAGCGTCGGACAGACGGGGCAAGTAACCATACCGGCCGAGTTTCGAAAGGCACATGCCCTCACAGGAGGAGCCAAGCTGCTCGCCGTGAGGATGGGGGATACGCTCGTCATGGCGCCCCACGACGCGATGCTCGAGTCCATCTGCCTGCGCCTGGAGGAGGCGATGCGGGGAGCGGGGCTGTCGCCGCGCGAGCTGGAGGCTGCGGCCCTCGAGGAGCGTGAGGCCATCGTCGCGAAACGCTACGGAGGCTCGCCAGGTCGTCGGCGTCACCCGCGGCGGTGACCCGCCCGCGCGTCTTTCTCGACAGCGGCGTCCTGATCGAAGGACTCGTGTCGCCGTGGAGCGCCGCACGTGGCGTCCTGATCCTCGGGAGGGCGGCGCTGTTCACTTTCGTCGTCGCAGAGATCGTCGTGGAGGAAGCCGAACGGGCACTTCTTCGGAAGCTCGCCCAAGGCTACGGTGGGGTAGCACGGCTCCGGGACGATTTCCGGCTTCTCATGAAGCGTTTGCGCGTCGAGCGCATTCAGCACGTGTCGCCGGCGCGGTTTGAGGCCGCCCGACGGCTGATCCGCCACGTGAACGATGCGCCGGTGCTCGCTGCCGCGATGGTGGCAGGGCCCGACTGGTTGGTCACCGGCAACACGAAACACTTCACCGTGACCGTGGCGCGACGGACCGGGCTTCGCATCGTCACGCCAACTTCGTTCCTGGAGCAGTCGGGCGCCATCCTTCCCTCGTGACCGCCGACGACGCCGGCGTCAGGGCCCTGCCGTGTACTGGCACAACGGTATCCCGGCACGCCCGAGCGCGGCGTCGTCTCAACTGGCTGCTAACGATCCCTGCGGCAGGGGCACGATGCAAGGCTTCCACGATGGCCGAGAAGATACTCCTGGCGAGGCGGCCGGTCCTCATGCTACCCGACCGCGCTCACCCGTTCGCGCGGTGCGACCGACCGGGTAGACCTCGCCCCCGATCTGCAGGTGTCAGGGGGAACGTCGCCAGCCGCCTTGCCCTGTGGCTCATTTTTCTCGTTGACAAGTCTTTCGAGGAGGGCGTAGCGTGTCAAGCCGGGGGGAAAACTATCATGCGATCGATGTTTGGCCTGCTCCTCGCGTCCGCGATCCTGGCCTTTAGGTCGTCGGCCATCGCCGCCCCCGGTGATCCCTTCGGCGGGGACGATGCCGGCTGCATCCCGCCGACGGCAGCCGTCGGGAGGTGCGAGGACGGGGTCCAGAAGGCGCTGACAAAGTACATCCAGACCGTGATCAAGTGTCACATCAAGGCGGCCGACGCGGCCGTGAACAGCATGCCCTTCGACGAGGAGCTGTGCGAGTCCGACCCGTCGACCGCCAAGGGCGCGAAGGAGAGGTACGACGCGGCGATCGCGAAGCTCGCGCTCACCTGCAGCGGGCAGTGCGCGGTCCTCAATGCGCCGGGGCTGCGGGCGACGGTCGAGACGCTTCTCGACGACGGCAACGGGGCTATCTACGGCTGTCCGGGAGCGCCCTTCGGCGGGGATGACGCCGGCAACGTGCCGACCGATCCCCTCACCGCGAAGTGCGAGGACGGGGTGGCGAAGGCGAATACGAAGTACATCCAGGCGGTCACCAAGTGCCACATCAAGGCCGCGGACGCGGGCGTGAAGGGGAAGCCGTTCGACGAGGAGCTGTGCGAGTCCGACCCGGTGGGCGGGAAGGGCGCGAAGGAGAAGTACGACGCCGCGATCGCCAAGCTGGCGCTCAGCTGCCCGGCGTGCAGCACGGCGAACGCGAGCGCGCTCCGCGCGGCCACCGAGGTGAGCATCGAATGTCACAACGGCGACATCTACTGCGACGGGACCACGCCGAGCGCGTGCGCCGCGAACTGTCCGACGAACACCAGCACGACAATGTCGCCGACGACCACCACCACCACCACATCCACAAGCACGACGACGAGCACAACCCTCCCCGTCTGCTTCCAGGATCTGGCAGACGGCACGATCCTCGACACTTGCACCAATCTCCAATGGGAGAAGAAGACCACCCCGGTAGACAGCGGAGTGAACGCCGCGGACCTGCATGATGTGGACAACCGCTACAGCTGGGCGGGCCAGTGCACGGTGTATCCCAACAACCTGTGCCAGCCGAATCTGGCGGCCGAAACCGCGTGCAAAGCGCAGACGCATTCCGCGCCCTGGAGCTGCGAGCAGTGCCCGAGTTACTTGGGAACATGCGACGTGTACGGGGCGATCACGACGGTGTGGGACTGGCTGACGCAGGTGAATGCGGAGTCCTTCGCCGGGCACTCGGACTGGCGTCTGGCGACCACCGCGGGCTGTTGTGGGTGGGAGACCGGGGATCTGGAGGAGCTTGGGTCGATCCGCGACTTGGGCCAGGGCATCTGCGGAGGTGGGAGTGGGGCGTGTATCGATCCGATCTTCGGGCCGACGGCCGCGGCAGACTACTACTCGGCCTCGACCGCCGGGAACGACGGGAACGCCGCGGGGATCGTGCCCTTCGACAGTGGCGGGCTGGGCATCGGAGGCAAAATGTACGGCATGCGCGTCCGGGCGGTCCGGTAGCGCTCGCGGCCAAACGCCCGTTTCGAGGGCTCTATGCGTGAAGCTGGCCGGGTACGAAGGCGGTCGTTCAAAGTCCGTAATGTTGGTACCGTCAAGTCGGGTCTT from Deltaproteobacteria bacterium includes the following:
- a CDS encoding thiolase domain-containing protein (Catalyzes the synthesis of acetoacetyl coenzyme A from two molecules of acetyl coenzyme A. It can also act as a thiolase, catalyzing the reverse reaction and generating two-carbon units from the four-carbon product of fatty acid oxidation), with protein sequence MSIWGRTAIAGAWEHPTRFAPHMTAFQIHAESARGALADAGLTIRDVDGFFTSGVGPIGLLSLCHHLDLRPDHVDSTSIGGSSFVSHCLHAAAAIAAGLCKVALVTYGSTAASERFAIGTAGTLVGEPPDQFEAPFGPTVVGSYAMVAQRHMHEYGTSSAQLAEIAVTMRRHAGLNPNAKYREPITVEDVLASRMISSPLHLLDCCVISDGGGALVLTSTERARDLAKPPVLILGGAEAVRHLGVGRHDLLDIAARQSGPLALARAGVRHDDIDCCMVYDSYTITVLVTLEALGFCKPGEGGAFCADGRIGLGGALPVNTDGGGLSSNHPGMRGIFLVIEAVRQLRGGAGPAQVPDAKLALVHGTGGMLGQRHSGVTMILGQA
- a CDS encoding alpha/beta fold hydrolase, producing the protein MPAKYVTLDGVAVHYLHSGPTTLPDVPPALDRGRLFLLVHAAGSNAGMWRRQVEAAAIDNSVVALDLPGHGRSSGIEGLPTIDAYADFVVRFAAALRLRPVVLVGRSMGAAIGMTIAARRPELLQGLVLACAAARFPIRDENLAVLRDVVRGRLPQQFTTETFSPATGIDLMREAWTEQVKTDPRVRLTDLLACQAFDGRDLLARIRTPTLVVAGADDQVTPVALAEELARGIRGARLEVIPGAGHQAPLEQADRFNHLVASFAATLP
- a CDS encoding AbrB/MazE/SpoVT family DNA-binding domain-containing protein, with translation MGKVSAVSVLSVGQTGQVTIPAEFRKAHALTGGAKLLAVRMGDTLVMAPHDAMLESICLRLEEAMRGAGLSPRELEAAALEEREAIVAKRYGGSPGRRRHPRR
- a CDS encoding PIN domain-containing protein, translating into MTRPRVFLDSGVLIEGLVSPWSAARGVLILGRAALFTFVVAEIVVEEAERALLRKLAQGYGGVARLRDDFRLLMKRLRVERIQHVSPARFEAARRLIRHVNDAPVLAAAMVAGPDWLVTGNTKHFTVTVARRTGLRIVTPTSFLEQSGAILPS
- a CDS encoding DUF1566 domain-containing protein, which translates into the protein MFGLLLASAILAFRSSAIAAPGDPFGGDDAGCIPPTAAVGRCEDGVQKALTKYIQTVIKCHIKAADAAVNSMPFDEELCESDPSTAKGAKERYDAAIAKLALTCSGQCAVLNAPGLRATVETLLDDGNGAIYGCPGAPFGGDDAGNVPTDPLTAKCEDGVAKANTKYIQAVTKCHIKAADAGVKGKPFDEELCESDPVGGKGAKEKYDAAIAKLALSCPACSTANASALRAATEVSIECHNGDIYCDGTTPSACAANCPTNTSTTMSPTTTTTTTSTSTTTSTTLPVCFQDLADGTILDTCTNLQWEKKTTPVDSGVNAADLHDVDNRYSWAGQCTVYPNNLCQPNLAAETACKAQTHSAPWSCEQCPSYLGTCDVYGAITTVWDWLTQVNAESFAGHSDWRLATTAGCCGWETGDLEELGSIRDLGQGICGGGSGACIDPIFGPTAAADYYSASTAGNDGNAAGIVPFDSGGLGIGGKMYGMRVRAVR